One part of the Magallana gigas chromosome 5, xbMagGiga1.1, whole genome shotgun sequence genome encodes these proteins:
- the LOC117692026 gene encoding retrovirus-related Pol polyprotein from transposon 297, giving the protein MEEKSKCPTTLEQRMVGPSNTSTVNFCGKEVIGLIDSGSMVTTVSEEFYNSLTNKPELHNISEFQLNVYGANGSELPFLGYIEASVKLPFLQEPLFVPVLVTKTSDYSSKIPVIVGTNVIRYCKEFSDMSDSAWKSAIENLNLNCCLPVKTTNRFPIKLEPNEVKYIRGIVRNVDSSVESVLPEQSENGQQGVIVCPGLLSMKNAGRNKRVNVKVCNISASVIKILPKTNLCQVSQVRVMDTWNPETPTTDKTKDHKPLTDLGVKVNTDNLSTEQCKEVYGVLEKWRGLFSTSPTDLGRTDVVKHEIHLTTDVPFREPYRRIPPGMIEEVRQNLREMLEAGAIRKSSSPYCSNFVLCRKADGSLRFCIDLRKLNNRTIKDAYTLPRIEDTLDRLDGATYFSKLDLKSGYWQVEIREEDKKKTAFTVGPLGFFECNRMPFGLTNAPATFQRLMETCMGDMNLKECLLFLDDILIFSSTFTEHLERLQSVFQRLHDYKLKLNPKKCEFFKSQVRYLGHVVSERGIMTDPDKTSALKNWPIPCNVKSLRSFLGFTGYYRRFIKDYARIVKPLNDLLIGQPTHKAAKKNARKRKKTEWKWESTEKMPRPEQKESTEKSDISESESSDEGTIIRKRKGKTKRNLSISERKSTADSYDSSRQYSTMGSSHSTGRSSITRNSTTTFESPTPEITEPRRSERVRKPPERYGTWVSPQQTQVWYV; this is encoded by the exons ATGGAAGAGAAAAGTAAGTGCCCTACAACTTTAGAACAGAGAATGGTTGGTCCATCAAATACAAGTACTGTTAATTTTTGTGGAAAAGAGGTCATTGGTCTCATAGATAGTGGATCTATGGTCACTACGGTATCAGAAGAGTTTTATAATTCTCTGACTAACAAGCCTGAATTACATAACATTTCAGAATTTCAGCTGAATGTGTACGGCGCAAATGGCAGTGAGTTACCATTTCTTGGTTATATTGAGGCTTCTGTTAAGCTACCATTTCTCCAAGAACCACTTTTTGTCCCAGTTCTAGTGACAAAGACTTCAGACTACAGTTCTAAGATCCCTGTCATTGTGGGTACCAATGTAATTCGATATTGTAAAGAATTTTCAGATATGTCCGACAGTGCTTGGAAAAGTgcaattgaaaatttgaatttgaactgTTGTTTACCTGTAAAAACTACGAACAGATTTCCTATTAAGTTAGAACCTAATGAAGTTAAGTACATTAGAGGTATTGTTCGTAATGTAGATTCCTCTGTAGAGTCAGTGTTACCAGAACAGTCTGAAAATGGGCAACAAGGAGTGATAGTTTGTCCAGGGCTATTATCCATGAAGAATGCAGGTAGAAACAAAAGGGTCAACGTTAAGGTATGTAACATATCGGCAAGTGTTATCAAGATTCTGCCGAAAACAAATTTGTGTCAGGTAAGTCAGGTTAGAGTAATGGATACTTGGAATCCGGAAACACCAACTACTGACAAGACGAAAGATCACAAACCATTAACAGATTTAGGAGTGAAGGTAAATACAGATAATCTTTCTACAGAGCAGTGTAAGGAGGTATATGGTGTTTTAGAGAAATGGCGTGGGTTGTTTTCTACATCCCCGACCGATCTCGGGCGGACGGATGTGGTGAAACACGAGATACACTTAACGACAGATGTACCCTTCAGAGAACCATACAGGCGAATTCCCCCGGGAATGATTGAAGAGGTAAGACAAAATTTACGTGAGATGTTAGAGGCTGGCGCTATTAGAAAGTCCAGTAGTCCATATTGCTCCAATTTTGTTTTGTGCCGGAAGGCGGATGGGTCCTTAAGGTTTTGTATCGATTTGCGTAAGTTAAATAACAGGACAATCAAGGACGCCTACACTTTACCTAGGATTGAGGACACGCTAGACAGGTTAGACGGGGCTACTTATTTCAGTAAGTTAGACTTAAAGTCAGGCTACTGGCAGGTGGAGATCCGAGAGGAGGACAAGAAAAAGACGGCGTTCACGGTAGGTCCACTAGGGTTCTTTGAATGTAACAGGATGCCGTTTGGTCTGACCAACGCTCCTGCAACATTCCAAAGACTTATGGAAACTTGCATGGGGGACATGAATCTCAAAGAGTGTTTACTTTTTCTTGATGATATCCTTATATTTTCCAGTACATTCACGGAACATCTTGAGAGGTTACAGTCTGTTTTTCAGAGATTGCATGACtataagttgaaattaaatccaaagaaatgcgaattttttaaaagtcaagtTCGGTACTTAGGTCATGTAGTGTCTGAAAGGGGGATTATGACTGATCCTGATAAAACATCTGCTTTAAAGAATTGGCCGATTCCGTGTAATGTGAAGTCATTAAGATCTTTCTTAGGTTTCACAGGATATTATCGCAGATTCATCAAGGACTATGCCAGAATAGTCAAGCCCTTGAATGACCTACTGATTGGACAACCAACACACAAAGCAGCAAAGAAAAACGCAAGGAAGAGAAAGAAGACAGAGTGGAAATGGG AGTCAACTGAGAAGATGCCAAGACCAGAGCAAAAAGAATCAACAGAGAAATCAGATATTTCAGAATCAGAATCCAGTGATGAAGGAACTATCATTAGAAAAAGGAAAGGTAAAACTAAACGAAATTTGAGTATTTCAGAAAGAAAATCAACGGCAGATTCATATGATAGTTCTCGGCAGTACTCCACAATGGGATCATCTCATTCAACTGGTCGGTCATCTATCACAAGGAATTCAACAACAACGTTTGAATCGCCAACACCGGAAATAACGGAACCAAGGAGGTCTGAAAGGGTTAGAAAACCCCCAGAAAGGTATGGTACCTGGGTATCTCCCCAACAAACTCAGGTCTGGTATGTATGA